The Balearica regulorum gibbericeps isolate bBalReg1 chromosome 26, bBalReg1.pri, whole genome shotgun sequence genome contains the following window.
cgTCTCTCTGGTAATGGGAGCAGCCCCCGTGTAGCACTTTGTGCACCGGTCCAGCCCAATGGCCTTTCGCACTTTCTTGTACACCAAGTGCTTGGCCAAGCAGAAGTTCACTGGGACTTCGGAATACCTGTAAGAGAAAAATGGTTACAAGCTCTCACTCACCAAGTAAaacttttcccccttcctcctttcatCTTCAACCTATTTTActttattcagtaaaaaaataatgattccCCCTCCAGCCCTTGCTGCTCACCCTCTGGTCCAAGCCCTACGTTTGGCTTTTACTGTCCATAAGTCTGGCCTATTACATGGGACATAATTCCTGATCCAATAGTAAAGTTCTCCTAATATTTGTGGCATTCCTTACATGCAGTTCATAATTACCCATTCATCCGCTTCAGGTTTGTCTGCAGCCCGACTCCCTTGGCCCACGACGCCACTTTTCTTCTGAACGCTGACGACTTTGTGCCTatggatttcattttttcttccattttttcccaaaCACGAGGAACTCCCAGAAAAGCAGTTGGTCTCACTTCCCGCAGGGTGTCTACCAAGGTGCCCTGAGCGAAGCAGAATTTAATACAGCTTTTCAAACGTGCGTCACTATAGGCTTCACGTCAGCACTGGTCACTAGCCGAGGTTTAGGACTCTGCCATCAATTTTTGGGGAATTGCTCCTTTTCGACTGCCACCAAGAGAAAGGAACCCTGGGAGCATCGAAATGCCGCAGTGGTTTTGAGAAGACAGCAAGGGTCGATGCTTTCGGTGCCAACGCTGACACAGTGCCAAGAGAAGAATTGTTCTCAGGACACAGATTTAATGGTGGTGGCATTTTGCAACGTGGACAGAGCAAATACAAAGCCATTGCTCAACCAAGCTGTTGGGGCGGAGAACTGGTGTCAGGTGAGACACCAAGAAGCTCCTAGTTGTGAAGTGCTTGGTCAGCTCATCCCAGCTTGCAATACGGAGTCAAAAGGCAAAGGTCAGAGTGGCTATTCTCGTCAAACCAACAGACCCTTAAACAGGTCACTCCACAAATAAACCAAGTGAGCACAGCTTTCAGAATCATGAGATAAGTCAACCACCTTTGTTTTAAAGCACCCACCCCAGCTACAAGCAGGGGGATGGGTGTAGAATTGTTATTATCTTCTGGTTTTACCTTTAATGCATCTGGCTGAGCAAAGAAAACTTGCACACCGAATGTCATTGCCGACCAAATATCTGACATCTGTGCCGCGATATGACTGAGGGGCAGGTAGCTGACCACCAGTTCCTGCTTTACTTTAGCATCTGCCAGCATTATGAAACGCCCTGCTGCCGATGCCGTCCACGTCAACTGTAACGAGAACCCACACCAGTATGAAGCGACAGCTCTTCCGAGCAGGCTCAACACAGAACACGCAGCTCAAACAAGTCTCCAACCTCCCGTGATCCTACCAGGCATGTTTTTCAGCTGATCTCTACCCTCCCTCAGCACCCACCCAAGGTCATGGTTCTCAGAACGGGCATTTATACAAAAAGATACTTACGTTGTCATGACTGAGCATTACTCCCTTGGGCTGTCCAGTTGTCCCCGAGGTATATATTAGCGTACAGCACTGGTTAGGCTTCTGCGACTCAATGATTTCACGGAGCTGCATATCTGGGACGTCTCTGCCAAGGTCCATGAACTCACTCCACTGTATACAGAAGAGAAGAGCTCAGTCACTTTGTAGGCTATCACTCACATGCCAAATTAAACCCTTTCCATGAGGAGAAGGAAACCATCTCCTATGTCCAAACCTCTGGCAGAATCTGGAAGAGGTTGTAAACATGCCCTGTCAGCCCCGCACTGTTTTCTGGCTGCCACAGGAGGGAtagtgagaagcagaaaaggagactgaTCCACCCCAAGAAGCTTACTAGCTCTGCAGCAACCCTGGTATTCGCTGGGAGCGCCAAGCTGGAGTAACTGTGGGACCCGAGGCTGCCTTGCAGAGGTTGGCACGCTAACACCCTCCCTTGCAACGTGGATTATCGAGGTCTGAACAACAGCAAACATCTACTGCTTCAGCAAGGCGAGCAATCCCTCACTAAAACCAACACAAGCTCACATGATGACCGTCCCATGGGAGGCGATGGTTGCTTGCAAACAATCAGCTGAACACAGCCAGTATTTACAAGCCACTAAGATGCCCAGTACTTACAGAGTACAGATTTGGTCTCTTCTCTTTTAGCTCTTCCCCATACAGGATAATAGCTTTCAGATGAGGTAGTTTATGCTGAATCTGTGTTAAGAAGGGAGATTCATGAGAAGGAGCAAATCCTGCTTGTCCCTTTTAAGCTAAAGGAACCCACCACTTAACATGCTACTGCTACTTGTCATATTAAGTAAAGCTGAGAGCATCTCATCTGTGTTACTGAAAGAGAACAGGGAAGCCTCGGTAGAGACAGTAATCATTTGGACTGGGACACTGCCAGACAACCTAGGGGATGCTCAATTGTTCGTTTTGgcttcttgtatttttaagctCGAGGCTTTGCTGAGCTGCAGAACCACCATTTAACCTCTCGTGAGATTCAGCACTAATGACTACTCATCTGGCTTGAGCAGGGAGCACGCCAAGGAGGCTCGATCAGTTCACCTCCGCTTTCAGATCCAGCATTTCCCTCAGGCATTGCCCTCCCACGGCATTTCCCCTCTCACATCTGTCAATAGGATGCTGTAGATTCCAGCcatttaaaaagtgtatttactTCTAagattttctgcagctgtttatGGTTTTCCACAACCAGAACGTTAGCACTACAGTTCTCTGCTACATAATGACAGGCCTCGGGAGAGTTTGTAGTGTAGATACCAACAGCAAGTccactacaaaagaaaaaggggaaaaaaaaaacagaaaagcaaaacacagaattaGAGGATAAGCAGAGTTGCTGGCACAAGTCAGACCATTGCAAACtttaacagaggaaaaactttAGGAAGAATGTAccataaaacaacaacaaaaagcagagggCTTAATTCCAAGAGCAAAGGCTCAGTTCTGGGGCATGGGAAATGTCAGAATGGTGTAAGGGACCAAAATGGCTCAGGTGGAAGAAGGCTATCAAAATCCAGTTCTGTGATTCGCTGGCATTTCCCATCATATTTTTAATCACAGTGTAAGAAAGCATGCTTTTGGATTAACCTACTgttcatattatttttaagagaaccacctggctaaaaaaaaaattgtctcatTAATTCATCATGAATTAAAGAGAAGATTTAGCTTCTAGCTATCTtcattaaattcaaaatataagcaggtggttttggtttgggtttttgtggttttgttgtgtttttttaaatcaacaacTGCTTCTTACATGAATACTGATATTACTATCTGAACGCTAAAGCAAAGGGTACGTCAAGAGACAACACTCATTCTTACCCTGCAAGGATAGCGCCAATGTCAGCAATAAACCACTCTGCAGAATTAAATCCCAAGATGCACACTCCATGGAAACGCTCTAGtcccagctgaaaacaagaGATGAGATTACAGcaatcttgtttttcctttgaagaatgCTTAGAGTTAATTTACAGATCTCTGCCATGAGCACAATGTAAAGGGAAAAGTTCATGCTATTACATACAGTAATTCACATCAAAAAACTTCCCAAGACCTAATAAACCAGTTAAGTTTCACAGCAGACACTGTCTCAATTTATCAGtagtcaggggaaaaaaaaaaaaggatttgcttAGGTCTGCACTCGATATGACCAGCTCACTGATGCTAAGGGTATTATAAAACTGCAGTCCAGGGAGTTATCAGTTCCCTTTGGGCTGGGAATGAGAAGGTAAGAGGTGAAGTTAGACAACACCTACTGAGACATTTAGTAATTTAGTACAAGTTAGATATGTCAGATGTCAGTAATGACAAGAGCAACAAGCTCCAGTGACACTTTGCTATGAAATTCCAGCTGCTGAAGTCCCAGTTTTCACATCTCCTTCAGCCAGTCCCTGGTTTTTGTCGCAGAGTGGAAGGATGCAGACTGGAAGGTCCCACCGTAGGAATAAAAACCGAGTGGCCTTAACTTCAAGAAATAAGACTTTATAATTGTAACAGGAACTCCATGGAATGTTGGTTTCTCTCTCTGAGTACAGGCAAAAGGCTCAGCCACTTTGGACATTTAAGTCCAATTCAGAAGCATCCCCTccagttttttcttaaaaagagcaaaatttaCATGCCTCAGGAGGGGCCCTGTCCAGGTTTGCCACATACCTCAAACACCTTGCTTTAAGCATTTCCCTACGCGCTTTTTTCCAGTTGAAAGTGGAAGCAACTTGCAAGACAttcaaacaaaaccactgtGGTAATTACCAAGCTGTTCACGGCACGCTCGGGTATTTCCCTGTCACTTTAAGACTCACCTACACTCAGAGAATTTGCAGGTTTGAGATAGAGTTGACCACAGCCATTTCAGCAGTTAAACTAAACATGAAAGAGGAGCAGAATTCAACAAAAACTTACCTTCAGAAAGCTTTTCGCTGCTTTCCAGCACTCATCATAGTACATCTTGTATGTTAGTTTTATCCACTGGCCACGCTTCTTGGATGCAAGGGCATAATAATCACCGTATTTTCTAACAGCTTCCTGGAATAGCTCATGAACTGTCTTCGGTGCCTCACTGCCTATGCCCTGTTCATCCATCCTCAGTCTGACTTCTCCATCGCGTCGTGTTGTCCACACACTGGAGGCAGCAGGTAAAGAGGCtggtttgaaagaaaagcattcagCATCATTGTTTAGAAATTGCTTGCTGCGgtaacagaaatataaacacaaatatcTACCATATGAAAGCAAATGCTATTATGCCCCTCTCccatcctcctttttttttttttgaccctTGGCAAGTTTGCCATACAACTCCCAGTATTTTAGAGCAGGACTAGATGAAGCCTCTAAAGCACTTTCAAAATTTTCCCATTTACATTGCCCTCTAACCTCCTTTGCTGCCCTCTTGTACTGGTAAGGTGACAGCTTCCTGCAACAATCATATAtaccatgcttttttttttctttttcccccccaaggAGGACTGAAAGtagcacatcattacctggtAGGTAAGCACCAGGCAGTGACACTACCTATTCTACTCCTTGAAGCACACCCGTGCTTTAAAGTCTGATTTCAAGAGGCTTCTGGACAGACCAACCTGCAATTTGAGTTTCGTCTTCCATTGTTATGGTTTGATAAATTCCTCTCCAATTTCAATAATAATTCTATACACACCGCAGGAACTAAAGATTCTTTCCACTTACCTTTCAAACCAAGCGTGTCTATCTGACATCCCTCCGTCTTCGTATCTTCAACTGCCTCGACAGTTCTGCAAGGCAAAGGCGGTTAGCCCTGGATAGGTTTCGCACGCTGGCAGAAGAACGCCTTAGGCATTCTTGCTCCATCACCTAATTATATTAGTCCTTGGATGTCAAAATGGTTCCTGATGCTCTGCAAGCGACTTCATTTTACTAGCCTGCATGGCTATGGCAATGAAACAGGTCCCTCTCAGTGCGCAAGCTTTGCCTTTTAAACACGTGTACGTTGTCCTAATCGTAGCTATCATTTCAGATAAGCTGCAGAAGAATCCATGAATGCCGCATCCAGAAAAGAGCAATAATTTAATGCCACGGGTCTGCTCTAGATACCAGAGTCTATAGCGGTGAGAAAGAAGGGGCCGGAAGGGGCACACGGATCTGGTGCTTACCTCCTGTCTGTAAAATGTGAGCCTAAGTCAGGGGAGGCCGCAGCGAGCTCAGCCCACGCAGGGTAGCAGTCCCCCTGGCTAGTCACCCTGTGGGGAACCCACGGAGATTTCCTGCatgaggccaggccagctgaaCAGCAGGAAATTGATTTAACAGGAAATCTTGTTCTTAGGTATTCCTAATAAGTTAGTGCATCAGGCTTCCACCAGATGTTTGTGGGGAAATGGAGACAGGCACCTCCCCCGTCTGCATCAGCCCCATCCTCACCAGGAACTCGTCCCGCGGTACCAGCTCAAAGTTGCCCCTTTGCAAGATCTGGTGAAATGCCACCTGCCCGCATTTGCAGAACAGTGTTCTTCATCCCTTTCCAAGACAGACTTTCTCACAGCCGTAAGTGATGACGATAAGGAATAACCAAGTCCCATCTCTCACTTCAGACCATGAGTTGGAAGCCAGACCCTGTGAGATTCAGTACTGAAGTccctgtgctctgctccccagaAGACATCCCACCCTCCAAACCACAGGCAGATGATGCTTGTTCCCCTACCCTGGGCGATACCCCACTGGTACCATCAGCAGAGGTTTTAGTCGACACACGATTATATTCCAGACAACCAAAATTTCCCTCTTGCCTTGCCAAGCAGCCCTCCCGGGGCCCTTCGCTGCAGGCCATCGCGAAGGTGTTTGTCTCTTCACGCCAGTGCTAGGTGTTTACCCTTCCCCACGGCCATGTTCGGTGCAAGGTTTCTCTCTAGCACCAGCTCCCGGGTCTTCTAGAAGGGTTGCGCACCCCTGACATCACAACGGCCCCAGCCGCTCCGCAGGGGCGGCTCTGGGGCAGAAATAAGCCCCGACAGCTCTGCCCATCACGGTCAGAGCTCACCTGCAGACAGGCTGGAGCTCTCCTGTCCCGCGCAAACTCCAGGCtggctccccccagccccatgttttcttcccttcctacCAGACCAAAGAGAAGAGAAGTCAGCACAAGGCACTGTGCTAATTCCAGTGTAAGGGGTAAATCGCTTCCCTCTGGTTTAAGTTTTGTCTGAATTTTTAGGGGATAGTCAACTATTACTGCTTTGAGCGTATGATACGGTTTGAGCATAAAGATGATTTGACACGGCTCCTCCTACATGCTGTCCAAAAGCAGAACGGCTTCTCCTAACAAGCCTGCAAGCCAGAAACCAGAGGgaagtaaataatatttttttctttatttcccccaAAGGGATTACAAGATATTCCCTACTACACATTTCCTCATTATTGAGagcattttcagcacaaatttaTCATCGGTTGCAATAGTTCTACACTATTTCTCCACCATCTTTTATGATCAAAGTATGCAAATGACCCAATAACATGAGCAAAAGAGCCCCAGCTACTTCCCTTCCAGTGAATCAAgtcatcttttttctcccccccttaCTGAATTACTACACATAATTCAAACACAACCTGAGAAAAGTGAGGTAAAGGGGGTTTTGCCAGCTATATCCCATTACACTGTGGTGAGATACAGACCCTCAACCACTCATCTGGTCTTCAGTAAGAGGCTGCTCAGATTTACAGAGACTAACAGGAGTTTGATGAAATTCAAAGCGTAGGTACTGCACACAAAATATCCCCTACAGAGGCACGCCTCTGTTTACAGCAACACTTCACAAACAATATAGCACTTGCTAAGTATCCCAAGGATTTGATCAGTGCCCTCCCAGTTACACAGAATTAACAATTACACAAAGTTCCTTTATAAAGGGTGATCTTTCTGACTACGCAGAATATTCTACCATTCTTGCGctttaaatttatattaaatacacACTACTTCAGGCTCCGTATGCTGTGTGGTAGCTACATACAGcaaatttaattctgtttcatttcttttgagaGGGCGAGGTGGTAGATTCAGATTTTGGAAGTAGTAACAAATGTTtgaaatttcttccaaaaaaaaataatcttaattaaTCTAAGTAAACATTAAAGAATAGAAACTATATCCTATGTACACAGGTCACcgcagagaaaataaaatcttaaattagACAAACCTAGTGGAAGAGTTGAGCAGTACATCATCCAGTGACACCTCGCAGTTCCCTTGAGGATCCGAATTAAAATAAGCCGCGGGGTCTGGTTCCGCAAGTGCCATACGTGCATCTGACTCACACAGCATTGTCCCTgtaaaaacaggttttaaaaattaaaatactagtTGAGCACTGCAGTAAAATCAGCTTCCATTGATGTAGCTATCTGAGCAAGGCAATCCCAAAGCAGGCATGACTCGGGACTGCTGTATTTGCATGAAATACAGTACATTTTCACAGCAGACGCAGCGCACGCCGCATCACGCTCAGGTCATTCAAAAAACCCGAATGGCAGTAGATGATACATCCATTCCTGCATCTGAAAAGGACCGTGACAATTACAGCTTTAAAAGAGCACCGCGAGCCTAACCATTCAAATTTTACACTCCCTTTGCCCCAAATGTTCCCGCTCGGCTCTCAGTCTCCCCCCAAACCCGTCACCGCAGGGCTCCGGGGTCCAGCCTTACAACGCATCGCCTCCGCCTTTGTGCAGCCTCTCCTCCCGCAGCCGCTCCAGACCAGCACGGAAGAGGACGCGTAatatcctttatttttaaactagcGCCCAGGAGGCAGATCTGGAGCATCTTATGTCATGTGCTGCCTGCCTTGCAATTGGAAGCGGCTCGTCACCCCACACCGCCGCCTCTTAAGGAAGCCCTGGTCCCGCGCCTGCCCACCAGCCTCCGCGCGCCGGGGCTTTGGGGTCCCCCTTGGGGGACGCAGCCCCAGGACACTCCAGAGATTTAACTtgttctcataaaaaaaaaaaatcagtgcttttgcAGCCGTTGTGTTCACGCCGCTTTCAGCACTTTTGTCGTTAAGGGATTTCGTCACCAAAACGACACATTTTCTAATGTGGAAAGCAGCCTTGGTTTTATTTAAGGGTTACACAGGTCAAAAGCCTTTGATGCTTATGACTTGGCAGGGTGAGCTTTAATTGTTTGAAGTTATTTCTAACTGATTGGAGACGAATCTCATTACccttgatctttttttaaaaaagtggatTTCAGCATCCCGTTTTGCACCTGCATTAGACAGACACATTTTAAAGCGGGGAACATGAAAAGCGTGTTTGTCTAAATGACGACAGACAGGAGCAAAAGGAAAGAGCCC
Protein-coding sequences here:
- the ACSBG2 gene encoding long-chain-fatty-acid--CoA ligase ACSBG2 isoform X1; this encodes MRWTMLCESDARMALAEPDPAAYFNSDPQGNCEVSLDDVLLNSSTRTVEAVEDTKTEGCQIDTLGLKASLPAASSVWTTRRDGEVRLRMDEQGIGSEAPKTVHELFQEAVRKYGDYYALASKKRGQWIKLTYKMYYDECWKAAKSFLKLGLERFHGVCILGFNSAEWFIADIGAILAGGLAVGIYTTNSPEACHYVAENCSANVLVVENHKQLQKILEIQHKLPHLKAIILYGEELKEKRPNLYSWSEFMDLGRDVPDMQLREIIESQKPNQCCTLIYTSGTTGQPKGVMLSHDNLTWTASAAGRFIMLADAKVKQELVVSYLPLSHIAAQMSDIWSAMTFGVQVFFAQPDALKGTLVDTLREVRPTAFLGVPRVWEKMEEKMKSIGTKSSAFRRKVASWAKGVGLQTNLKRMNGYSEVPVNFCLAKHLVYKKVRKAIGLDRCTKCYTGAAPITRETLEFFLSLNIPVFELYGMSESSGPHTISLPHAFKLTSCGKEVTGCRTLIHKPDGDGTGEICFSGRHIFMGYLNMEEKTKEAIDEDGWLHSGDLGKHDKDGFLYITGRIKELIITAGGENVPPVPIEDAVKEAVPIISNAMLVGDKAKFLAMLLTLKCNVDVETGEPGDDLTAEAIEYCQKLGSKATKVSEILSSKDKAVYAAIQKGISAVNERAVSNAQKVQKWVLLEKDFSLVGGELGPTMKLKRSVVAQKYKDQIAQFYANTDAPPATENALRQ
- the ACSBG2 gene encoding long-chain-fatty-acid--CoA ligase ACSBG2 isoform X2, with product MLCESDARMALAEPDPAAYFNSDPQGNCEVSLDDVLLNSSTRTVEAVEDTKTEGCQIDTLGLKASLPAASSVWTTRRDGEVRLRMDEQGIGSEAPKTVHELFQEAVRKYGDYYALASKKRGQWIKLTYKMYYDECWKAAKSFLKLGLERFHGVCILGFNSAEWFIADIGAILAGGLAVGIYTTNSPEACHYVAENCSANVLVVENHKQLQKILEIQHKLPHLKAIILYGEELKEKRPNLYSWSEFMDLGRDVPDMQLREIIESQKPNQCCTLIYTSGTTGQPKGVMLSHDNLTWTASAAGRFIMLADAKVKQELVVSYLPLSHIAAQMSDIWSAMTFGVQVFFAQPDALKGTLVDTLREVRPTAFLGVPRVWEKMEEKMKSIGTKSSAFRRKVASWAKGVGLQTNLKRMNGYSEVPVNFCLAKHLVYKKVRKAIGLDRCTKCYTGAAPITRETLEFFLSLNIPVFELYGMSESSGPHTISLPHAFKLTSCGKEVTGCRTLIHKPDGDGTGEICFSGRHIFMGYLNMEEKTKEAIDEDGWLHSGDLGKHDKDGFLYITGRIKELIITAGGENVPPVPIEDAVKEAVPIISNAMLVGDKAKFLAMLLTLKCNVDVETGEPGDDLTAEAIEYCQKLGSKATKVSEILSSKDKAVYAAIQKGISAVNERAVSNAQKVQKWVLLEKDFSLVGGELGPTMKLKRSVVAQKYKDQIAQFYANTDAPPATENALRQ